The stretch of DNA AGACGTTAGTAGTTCTTATGGTTCAGGGATTTCTTCGGTTCGTAATTTCAGAGGAAATTAATTATACTGTGAGGTTGAAGATGCTTAGATGCAAAATGACTTGTGCCTTTGTGGATACAGCACCATCAATATAAAATAGTACCATGTTTAATAGTTTACATAATTATTTACTGATGTGCAGAATCAGTGATGAATAGATAGTCCTTCCATGTTAGTCTTTTTGATAGGATAATTGATTGTATGCTGCCAATGGTAAACGATGACAGTGGCTTCAATTCTAATTTTAGATTGACTAATACAGCATTATGCAGAAGTAAACTAGGATATGTCATTTTTTGGGGAAACGGAGACAGCTTATGCTCATTCCATATCAGTGTCTTAATGTATTGCAAAACAGAATGAGCACCGAACTGCCAATTTTTAAATGAGCGATGATAACAGAAAAGCTCTGCCTCCAATTTTTAACCCTTAAGTTATCAGTCTATAAAAATGTAGCTAATAATTCCTAATACTATTACCTTATGAAAGGTAAAATGTTTTGCGTGTCTCATTCTGATTGTGACTGTTACGGAAATGTTGTTAAATATAATCATAGATGAAACATGAACATCTAACAGCTCCTATTCAACATTATCTTAAACTGCAAGTATACTTTTATACTTTTCAAATGACATAACATGTGCCGCTTTCTTCAACAGAATGTGAAAAATTTCAAAACCGCTGCTGAATCGGAATTTGTGGAAGAGATGTGGATGTAGAAAGATGATGGATGCTGATCTTGCGAAAATAAACTTCAAGGATGTATGTAAATCGAAGAATGCATTTTGTCGGATTGAATGGAGCTGCAACGCAAGAATTTGTCAATCCATGAACTATCTTTTTTTTTCCATGTTTAGTTGTTGAACAATGCAGGGACAAACATTCCATCTATTTTGTCAGAAATGTAATGCTGCGTGTATGGAAACTTAATGCATCTTTTGTAAATATTGCCTTAGATGGgttagatgatgcaagactttaGTTGAATCTAACAGTACAAGTTCTAAATGGAACAGCAGGTTCTTCAAACTTTCATTAAATTTCAAGGTTTTACATTTTAAGCAAAACAACTACTACAACAAAGATGAAAAATAAAGCATTAAGCCTAAACATAAACTTCATGAAAGTAGCAACTTCTTCACACTTCATCTTCAACCCATTAAGCTCAAATTTAAGTCCTTCTTCATTATTCATCTTCAATCCCATGAAGTCTTCATCTTCATAAGCATTATCCTTCCCAAAGCTTTTTTCTTTATAACATGTTCATCACCTAGCCACATAAGAAATTTGTCGCAATCAAGACACTTGAAATAAGCTTTTCGAGGATTCGATGTTGAACCCGATATCTTTAAAACCGCATTCCTACCACAGAAATtacaaatttgatttcgaaattCAAGGTCTTCAATTGGGTCATTCCTTAGCCGTTTGGTAGATGAAGAAGGCATTAGAATGTTGAAATGAAAGACTTTAGGAAATTTAGAGAAAAGTAAAGAAGAATGGAGATTATTGAAATATTAATGAAAAAATATTAGGGGATGGCTGCTTATATAAGGGAAATAATGGAGGGAAAGTATTGTagcaaaaatttgaaaaaatgggAGGAATAGCTTAGGGAAGAAATATTAAGGTAAGCGACGGTAGGAAGGAGGAGAATTGGGTTAGTTGAGGGAAGGTTTATTAAGTATTGGGCCCATTAGTTCGCCAGAAAACAGTCCAACCAACCCGCAAAAAAATGAGCAAAACGGACCCAGCCCAAACCACACCTAAACCCACCCGGCAGTGAATAAAAAATGAATAAATCTCAACTATTCATCCTACTATTAATAAGGAATAGTAATTTGGTGATGGTGTGTTACCATGTAACGCCTAACATTGACAAAATATGGTTGTTTAGTTGCAACTGGAAATTACTAATTTAACTAGACAGTACAATTAATATTGACATCTCAAAATATTACTAATCATTAAAAACTTAAACAGTTTAAAATTTCTAAAATGCGTCAGTTTGGCTTGTCTTTTAATAAGTTGTTTAAGCTAACTCATTTTCGTTTATCATCTAAGGTAGGCTATCTTGAACTTTAACTTAAATAGGCCTATTTATGATAAccgtcatcatcctcatcactAACAAATTAATCTTGATTCAAGTTGCCACTAAGTCAAACTTTTTTCATATCCATCAATCATTCATCCTATTAACATAATCAGTTTACAAGATTTACAAAAATAGTCCAAAAGTATTAGTGTAGAAACCTTGCAAAAATGGATTTAACAAAGTAGATACTTGAACGTTATAAAACAAAGGTCTATGAAAGTTAATTCCAAATCAAAATTACAAAACATTACCGAGGAATGAACCGACGAAAATAATTAATAAGAATTGGGAGAAATCTAATAATACAATTTAAACACCGAATAATTATAAAATGTAAGATTctaaataatataaaattaaatttaaaTTATTAACAGTTTAatataataatacaataacttaCGTAACATTCAAAATAAACGGATTATATATCTTGGAATACCACGCGCAACGCGCGCGGTGCATCCAACTAGTTTATATAAATGTGGGAAGGAACGATGGAGGAAGTTTCCTTAAAATAATTATCtatattttcccttttctttttagtTACTCCCATATTAGTATTAATAATCACAAACAATTACAATCTCgactatatacttaacatacacGGCCCACAttatttccatctcaattattattttattattttattaccgTCTtacaatttattatttaattgattaaattattaaatatcatttaaaacatattttaatataattctacCGTCTAAAATACGGGATATTACAATCTTccatccttaaaaagaacttcgtcccgaagttcaccaaaATACCCAAACAACAGAAATAATATCTCAAATAAATTCCAACTAAATTCCTTATTAAACTCTTCCCAAGATACTTTattattaaactatcataaaaATGTTATAAAATACGAGATGTTATATCCTATCCCCCTAACAAAatgggttacgtccccgtaaccaactaACTCAAACAAAAAGACTAGGATACTTTTCTCGTATAGCAGCTTCAGCTTCCCATTTAGCTTCTTCCACCttatgattagaccataaaaccttCACTAAAGCAGTCTCACCATTACGAGTCTTTCTCACTTTTCTATCCAAGATTTCCTTAGGCTTCTCAACATAGGACAACTGCTCATCAATCTCAACATGCTCAGGCTCCAGCACATGAGTAGAAATACTCACATACTTCCTCAATtgtgaaacatgaaaaacattatgcaccctatccaaagctggAGGTAATGTTAAACGGTAAGCTACCTCTACAACtctgtctaagatctcatatggcccaatatacttctgactcagctttcctttcttcccaaacctcatcacaCCCCTCATAGGAGACACTTTAAGCAACACTTTATCTCCCACAGCAAACTCTATATCACTCCTTTTCAAATCTACATAGCTTTTCTGTCTATCCAGCGCTGCACGCATCTTTTGACGAATAGTGTGAACTTGCTCCACCATTTCCTGTATCATCTCAGGTCGCAACACAACTGCATCTGAACTGTCATCCCAGCACATTGGACTCCagcacttcctgccatacaatGCCTCAAAGGATGCCATGGCAATACTAGCATGGTAACTGTTattatatgaaaactcaatcaaatccaacctctcctCCCATGATCCACCAAACTCCATTACACAAGCTCTCAGCATATCTTCCAAggtctgaatagtcctctctcTCTGACCATCTGTAGCTGGATGAAAttctgtactcatcttcaactgAGTCCCCATCAAAGATTGCAATTCTTGCCAAAACTTAGATATAAACCTTgaatcacgatcagaaacaatATCCTTTGGCACACCATGAAGCTTCACCACATTTTTGACAAAAGATTTAgccaactcagctttactccaagtatctttcataggaatgaagtgagctgacttagtcaatcgatccacaatcacccataTCATATTATTCCCTCTCTGAGTCTTAGGAAaccccacaataaaatccatcgaAATGCTTCCTCATTTCCACTCAGGCACATCCAAGGACTGAACTTTATTTACCTTGTGGTCTCTTGTGCTCTCCCTTTACTCTTTGACAAACCAAACATCTAGCAACAAACTCGGCAACCTctttcttcatgttaggccaccaaaaagtcttcttcaaatctttatatagcttACCTCCTCCAGGATGAACAAAATATGAAGTAGAATGAGCTCCAGTTAAAATCTTTCTTTTTAAGTCTTCATCATGaggcacacaccatctcccatcaaacctcaaaccacCATCGCTGCCCATGCGAAACCGCTTCTTCCCGCCTTCCATCACGGCCTCACCCACGACCTCTCTCCACCGCGCCACTCTCGCATCTCCTTCTTGCTTCTTCCTGATCtcttcatacaactctggctcaatGGTCAAATCTCAAATTGTATCTCCTTTCTTAATCATAGAAATGCCTATCTTTTCCACCTCCTCACGCAATTTTATCCTAGACATGGCGGTACACAAAGCATGGACATATTTCCTACTAAGTGCATCCGCcaccacattggctttcccttcatgataaattatCTCTATGTCGTAATCTCCAATTAACtctatccatctcctctgtctcatatttAGTTCCTTCTAGGTGTAAATgtactttaagctcttgtgatcagaaaataccttaaaagtagctCCATAAAGATAATGACGCCACAATTTCAAGGCAAAAACCACCGCTCctaattccaaatcatgagttgGATAATTTGCTTCATACTGCTTCAGCTGTCTCGAGGCATAAGCtattactttcccattctgcataagcacacatcccaaaccattcttcgaagcatctgtataaacttcaaaattctcactcccttcaggtaaggcTAAAATAGGAGCTGTAGTCAGGCGCTCCTTCAGGGTTAGGGAtgccatctcacaactctcatcccactgAAACTtattctccttcctcatcaaggtaGTCAAAGGCTTAGCTATTTTTGAGAAGTCTTTTACAAACCTCCTATAATAGCCAGCCAACCCCAGAAAACTTATAATATCCCCCACATTCTTTGGTCTCTCCCACTTGTCCACTACCTCAATCTCGCTTGGATCCACTGACACTCCCTCCTTAGAcaccacatgccccagaaaggcaactttctctaaccaaaactcataCTTGCTCAACTTAGcataaagattattttccctcagggtctgcaacacaatcctcaaatgcttcTCATGCTCTTCTTTATTCTTAGAATACACCAGGATATTATCGATAAAGACAACCACGAACTAATCCAAATAGAGACTAAACACACggttcatcaagtccatgaagactgccggtgcattagttaatccaaatggcataacaacaAATTCGTAGTGTCTGTACCTTGTCCTGAATGCAGTCTTTGGAATATCTTCATCCTTAATTCTcaactgatggtaccccgacctcaaatcaatcttagaaaagattcCAGACCTACTCAGCTGGTCAAATAAATCATCAATCCGCGGCAAAGGGTAACGATTCTGGATAGTCACATTATTCATCTCTCTATAGTCAATACACAACCTCATCCTCCCATATTTCTTCTTAACAAATAACacaggtgctccccaaggtgatacACTCGGCCTCACATAGCCCTTATCTAACAACTCCTCCAACTGCTTTTTAAGCTCCTCCAACTCTTTAGGTCCCATCCTATAAGGTGCTTTAGAAATTGGTCCCGCCCCAGGTTTTAAGTCAATGCCAAAATCAATATCCCTCTGAGGTGGTAACCCTGGAATCTCATCTGGAAACACATCCGAGAAGTCTTGCACAACAGGTATAGATGCTGTCCCAGGTATCACCTCCCGCGTGTCCCTCACACGACACACGATAAACCCCCCTCTCTTCCTCAAACAAGATTTTAAGGTAACTGTTGAGATAAGTTTTATTTTTGGTTTAACTACAAATCCCTTGTAAGACACTATTATTCCCTTAGGTCCACTCAAGgttactttcttttgatgacaatctataaaGGCTTTATATTTactcaaccaatccatccctaaaATTATCTCAAAACCACCCAAAGGAAATTCAATTAAATTGGTCAAAAAGATAGCTTCCCCAATTTTAACTGACACATCTCTATACACACGACTAAAAGGTATGGAATCCCCCGAAGGTATATACACTAGGTCTTTTATCTCATCATATCCTTGAAAATTTAAAGTCCTAGCATGCTCACTTGAAATAAAAGAGTGGGTAGCTCCCGAATCGAATAAAACAAAGGTAGGTTCAGAATTAGCAAGAAATGTACCCATGACAACATGAGCATCCTCCTCAACAGCTTCCTTTCCCATCATAAATAATTTCCCACTGCTCTTAGCTCCACTCTGGCTAGCTGATGCTGACCTATTCTGCTGATTTCCACTGTTCATTATCTTCTGAAAATTATTGCTTTGATTGTTGTTGAAGCGATTTTGATTGGAATAATTGTTGTTATTGCTCCTCTGATAATTGCCACCACCAGATCTTGGATTATAACTCCCATAATTCTGCATAGGAGTACGATAGCCTCCACTCTGGTTCACATTTACAAAACCCCTTCCCCGACTTCCCACATGAACTCTGCAATCAGCAATCTTATAACCTACTTTCCCATATCTAAAACAAGTAATCACACCACCTCCCGAAGCTCCTCCTCTGCCGAAACCTCCACGGTTTCCATTCCCATTCTGCCTATTGTTGGAGAAAAAAGATCGGTATGGATTCACATTTTGTTTTTTATTCCCAGCATTCTCACTTGCAGTCTCAGTCTTTCTTTTCTcacccttttctttcttttcctccttaagCATATCCGCAATTCTCTCTACATGTCCAGCTCTTTGATACACatcatgttaggttcatatacctattattatacTCCTCTAAtattgaactaattaacttgttaattatttgttctttagatctagtgtatgcataacaaaatgtaagatttataagaagaacaatgttccttacattgttaggtGTTTCAAAatatgtgggcacaagtaaggtcaccttccttcacttgttcttgagctaaatatgatggatgatcctcctaagactccaagtatagaagccactccaataaattgcacccacgattaatcccaaaaattcctactaatattaactagatatatagtagaaatataaCATTAATTATACTAATGTTCttatattactacctctagtaatagattatGAGTATTAGTATATTTAGAGAGTTTTATGAacttgcatgtgaggaaagttaGAGAGAAGCATAAGCAAAACAAGAGTTgtgaaaaatgagcaacaagtgctcaCTTTGAGAgcaccaaaaccggtggcctctaaTGGCATGGGGGAATCTTTCCcatttgtttttacttgtttgtttagGCTAGGTAGTAAAATGTAAGAGTAGGAATGATTAAAGCTAGTATGTAATGTCACTTTCATGCTTTAATCATAaaacaacaaagacaaaagagcatcttttgctcttcttatttggccgaaatattggaccatttttggtccatttttgccttttgtcacttgtcccacaaatgcttataagtcatatgtttaactatcttacatatttaattattaatgtaatcatttaacacttaaatattacaattaataatataatatacactccactttttgagtagtatactactattatatcatcatataatgggtcccataattactagttagttaaaattacaactccttgtaactttaaatgactaattacctctacctcaaaacttatataatacctcaactaatttagtaatttaacacttaattactaaatttaaatcttatttaatcacattacaataagacgtaaaattgcactctcataattaaggaattaattaatcagacgcatacaattaattaaatatctatttgggcctcatcctataggtgtgacctaaagggatcaactgaccaccaccgtcacacgacagtaatgtcaaactctagttagccaatcattaccgattaatgacggttagtcgactgtataaagaatcatccctcacgtattctttatatgagattgaataatgatatttaaatcatgtgatcgcactattgttgaggacacatttcccaacaatctcccacttgtcctcgacaagtgtgcgtcaccaattctcttgtcctattacaatctcccactcaatgcaaggtgtcttgcaggtcgtacttacatttaatcatatcttgagtggttttctcgatctggagattaactgtctgaccggaattatctatcagagataccttccgagcgtggccacgcatttccaattaactactcctcgagtggccttgagatttcaaacaaccctgacaaggggtggacaattcctatcgccctattcccttcgttcagccacagtccatcataacccaaaatatacccagtttgacctcagttacgaaatcgtagagtataaatcaaagctaatcagaagttgtgccaacttaggcgaatattctctagtcaaaagaattgactcataagaatactatagtagctcttgccacgaccaggctttatgaattaccagaactctataagcggccactgcccgacagattgtcccatacagtctgcctatgtgatcgactagtcatcccatatgactctatggcccttgaacttgccatcaatcgcatcacactctagtcacttcgagacgtcacctcatataagtaactaagggcaaataccatgtcaatccagttcactttaatgaggttcaatttatctctacaacccattcagatacgacaaagtaatgggtgagtttaataaaactcaaacgataaatgcgattatcacatatgaatagtcaatacactattactacttcatatttataatctttagtgtattattaacactagtttaaatgcaataaaagcttggaaagtagatatacccgatatccatatattccaactttatcaattgctatttccttcaattcGATGTTATCTTTAATGACATGAATTcatttctaagtatttgtctaggcttcttgctagacttgggctctttaattTGAAAGATgcccccactgttatcacataacttgtgataaagtcatttgtagaggaattcacccttaatccatacattgacgattttatcacaatttacctagattccttttgtagagttttcaatgcgcgaaactaaaacacttttcttagtctcttactccttagtcaataaatcagcctaggatttcaacaaatcccttttgagtttggaaactaaagtttgtgcaacacttcaacacctaacttagtttgtcatccaaacatgttAACGagtccttaattcttctcaagaatctcaaggatgttatttaaggctttcacaagccatattatggaaattatcccttttattgacttattatgctctcagcatatatcacatcatggcacgtgcgtctgttggcatacatgatcattctaatggcggaaacattagaattcGATTTCaagtgatcaacaacttaataggttcatagaatgattatgactccatcatagtaatccTACTTCCATCATcatgaatagcctatttgactttgttgttgtacaacagatgtgaaatatcttatccacataagactctcaactctatgccaatattctctcacatagattcaaaatctagaatactttgcatccctttccaagtctcccaatcactcttgccagaagagagcattggtacattatacttcaataagtaatatgttatcaacatataagacatggagaaacaattctagctcccacttaacttcatgtatatcatgattcttcaatcatgtgaatgaaacaattcactataatcacatgaacaaaaaatataatcctttaatgcttgcttaaaatcacttaagaaagctacgcataggattcttagatcttcatctaagattttgtgtttcaaacacttccttctctaaattcccattttagaaaagcgaattttatttgccatttttcattaaaatgaaatgtggcaagtCCTAACACAATATATCTGATCAACATatttatgtaaatcttatgcatttgagtactcggagctctatttacttttgaggagacccacgccttaaagtaaatctactcttgagtaacaattttttttggattgtaatgcttcgctcgtatgtaacaaggtcatgatattatcactttcacaaagtaatatttttgaacaataagacatgtgcgataaactcccactgaactatgctctcatactatcttcgtagacaatagttcaataccaactcccactctataattctattactttcacaaagtaacatttcaactataagagatgtttgtgacgattcaatctactcccactctatctctcagaaatatttcaatattcatgagagatagctttgtgagtcacaaacatatatatttaacggagtattaggagttttacttagactatgtattagctttcaaaaggccatccttacatggcagcttgataatatacgagtcttatccatgtcatctgtttaatagactctctattctaggtatcttatggttgaccatccgtttagaataatgtgtccatatggtatcgtaaattccctacttgatgagttcaaaagctcattataactttataattgatcttacataagtaagttgttacttttagtaatgatgacataaggagaatcaaattcatagcttatggacatataatgatcccatcatcataatcgtctatttgatcaatttgagttgtttatctaatgtttctctacacaagtaatttatgatgatgattttagaacaaataacataataaaacaaatgatttgggttgaaatccaaatcaccaatatctaaaatacaacccgtgtttaaaggatacaaaccaatttccaagtcacaaaaggaaatcaaaatagttctaaaacatgaaatacatcataaaattaaagacaaagcaaattaaagccaagcttcctttgatccatcaccatggtcggctactctagctccccATATGATCCTCTAGGTTTGcttttccttgcctttgtccttggtaggagcccctatttacaataaaaagggtaatcatcacaacttgtatcacatactaattgagattgaaacataaaagatagggatagttatatacctactgaaataacctttccagctttaatgtcgccaaggtatttggaacagttcctcttccaatgcccgacaccacaacaatagtggcacttgtccccggtgggggcactgtacttgggcttggaggtactagcttcacatgctttagctatattcctgttgggagttcgcttcttcctcttattcccacctttcttgaaggttcccttgctcttatgattgacattgagcacatctttggtggtgctaacacttagcctcatgtccctttcggcttgcacaagcattttgtccaactcatcaagggaaactttcttatcttgcatattaaaattcacccggaattgaacatatgctttgattttgttaagggaatgaagaattcgatcaattacgagttcattgggaatttccaccttatgcattttcaaggtctaaacatgctccatcaacttgagcacatgagggctcaccttttgaccctctttgatgttaagatcaaaaaatgcggaagccgcctcatattgaatgaccctaggagctcgtgaaaacatgttcacaagcctcatgtagatctcatgagcggttctaatctttatagcacttcgttggagttcggcctccatagcaaagatcaacacatttttgatcgcggccgactccttttg from Silene latifolia isolate original U9 population chromosome 10, ASM4854445v1, whole genome shotgun sequence encodes:
- the LOC141607704 gene encoding uncharacterized protein LOC141607704; translated protein: MPPKKATSTPIPTSMSQEEIYRLIAMSKALTAALKAKGSVQDLAKVNASIAWHNPAKYDGLGAPSLLGDWHREFDNLFELLKCPAEIQVDQAAYYLRGKAGMWWTRSKDAVREAAANNGSDYVRWSGFKKVMNVVFVPEHIKSRMRVEFDSFKMPDGMTVETYYNTFMELSEYVADLNFSDEMLALRFEKGLTTTIKKRAGHVERIADMLKEEKKEKGEKRKTETASENAGNKKQNVNPYRSFFSNNRQNGNGNRGGFGRGGASGGGVITCFRYGKVGYKIADCRVHVGSRGRGFVNVNQSGGYRTPMQNYGSYNPRSGGGNYQRSNNNNYSNQNRFNNNQSNNFQKIMNSGNQQNRSASASQSGAKSSGKLFMMGKEAVEEDAHVVMGTFLANSEPTFVLFDSGATHSFISSEHARTLNFQGYDEIKDLVYIPSGDSIPFSRVYRDVSVKIGEAIFLTNLIEFPLGGFEIILGMDWLSKYKAFIDCHQKKVTLSGPKGIIVSYKGFVVKPKIKLISTVTLKSCLRKRGGFIVCRVRDTREVIPGTASIPVVQDFSDVFPDEIPGLPPQRDIDFGIDLKPGAGPISKAPYRMGPKELEELKKQLEELLDKGYVRPSVSPWGAPVLFVKKKYGRMRLCIDYREMNNVTIQNRYPLPRIDDLFDQLSRSGIFSKIDLRSGYHQLRIKDEDIPKTAFRTRYRHYEFFVVVFIDNILVYSKNKEEHEKHLRIVLQTLRENNLYAKLSKYEFWLEKVAFLGHVVSKEGVSVDPSEIEVVDKWERPKNVGDIISFLGLAGYYRRFVKDFSKIAKPLTTLMRKENKFQWDESCEMNGKVIAYASRQLKQYEANYPTHDLELGAVVFALKLWRHYLYGATFKRRWIELIGDYDIEIIYHEGKANVVADALSRKYVHALCTAMSRIKLREEVEKIGISMIKKGDTI